Proteins from one Sarcophilus harrisii chromosome 2, mSarHar1.11, whole genome shotgun sequence genomic window:
- the MGAT4B gene encoding alpha-1,3-mannosyl-glycoprotein 4-beta-N-acetylglucosaminyltransferase B isoform X6: MNRRAEGDSAEVYQREFLALRDRLHAAEQESLKRSKELNLVLDEIKRAVSEKQALRDVDGNRTWGHLSEDTRLKLWNVTHKHVMHLPTVFHHLPHLLSKESSLQPALHVGQGRTGVSIVMGIPSVRREVHSYLTDTLHSLISELSAQEKEDTVIVVLIAETDTQYTMGVTENIKALFPTEIHSGLLEVISPSPHFYPDFSRLRESFGDPKERVRWRTKQNLDYCFLMMYAQAKGMYYVQLEDDIVAKPNYLSTMKNFALQQPSEEWMILEFSQLGFIAQALLVVSLGKMFKSLDLSLIVEFILMFYRDKPIDWLLDHILWVKVCNPEKDAKHCDRQKANLRIRFKPSLFQHVGTHSSLAGKIQKLKHKKGLRLCLSTLRDCPKNGHPAPAAGFINPTHSFPDLSFRKKDKDFGKHALRKEHMNPPAEVSTSLKTYQHFTLEKAYLREDFFWAFTPIAGDFIRFRFFQPLRLERFFFRSGNIEHPQDKLFNTTVEVLPFDNPQSDKEALQEGRGATLRYPRTPDGYLQIGSFSKGVAEGEVDPAFGPLEAVRLSIQTDSPVWVILSEIFLKKAD; the protein is encoded by the exons GTGACTCGGCAGAGGTGTATCAGCGGGAGTTCTTGGCCCTCCGTGACCGCCTACACGCTGCAGAGCAGGAGAGCCTCAAGCGCTCCAAGGAGCTGAACCTGGTGTTGGATGAGATCAAGAGGGCCGTGTCAGAGAAGCAGGCCCTGCGGGACGTGGACGGCAACCGGACCTGGGGCCACCTGTCTG AGGACACCAGGCTGAAGCTGTGGAACGTCACCCACAAGCATGTGATGCACCTGCCCACTGTCTTCCACCACCTGCCTCACCTGCTGTCCAAGGAGAGCAGCCTCCAGCCAGCCCTGCACGTGGGCCAGGGCCGCACCGGAG TGTCCATTGTGATGGGCATCCCGAGTGTTCGGCGGGAGGTGCACTCGTACCTGACGGACACGCTGCACTCGCTCATCTCGGAGCTCAGCGCCCAGGAGAAGGAGGACACAGTCATTGTGGTGCTGATTGCCGAG ACAGATACCCAGTACACGATGGGGGTGACGGAGAACATCAAGGCCTT GTTCCCCACTGAAATCCATTCTGGCCTCCTAGAAGTCATCTCTCCTTCTCCACACTTTTATCCTGACTTCTCTCGACTCCGAGAGTCCTTTGGGGACCCCAAGGAAAGAGTCAG GTGGAGAACCAAGCAGAACCTGGACTACTGTTTCTTGATGATGTACGCACAGGCCAAGGGCATGTACTATGTCCAG CTGGAGGATGACATTGTGGCCAAACCCAACTATCTGAGCACCATGAAGAATTTTGCTCTACAGCAACCCTCGGAGGAGTGGATGATCCTGGAGTTCTCCCAGCTTGGTTTCATTG CTCAGGCACTGTTGGTGGTCTCTTTAGGGAAGATGTTCAAATCCCTGGATCTGAGCCTGATTGTGGAGTTCATCCTTATGTTCTACCGGGACAAGCCAATTGACTGGCTTCTGGACCACATCCTGTGGGTGAAGGTCTGCAACCCAGAGAAGGATGCG AAGCACTGCGATCGACAGAAGGCCAATCTTCGCATCCGCTTCAAGCCCTCGCTTTTCCAGCACGTGGGCACCCATTCCTCTCTGGCTGGGAAGATCCAGAAACTCAAG cacaaaaagGGACTGAGACTTTGCCTATCTACCCTGCGAGACTGCCCAAAGAATGGCCACCCAGCCCCTGCGGCTGGATTCATCAATCCCACCCACTCCTTCCCCGATCTTTCATTTCGCAAGAAG GACAAGGATTTTGGTAAACACGCCCTGAGGAAGGAGCACATGAACCCCCCCGCTGAGGTCAGCACCAGCCTCAAGACGTACCAGCATTTCACCTTGGAGAAGGCCTATCTGCGGGAAGACTTCTTCTGGGCCTTCACTCCCATAGCCGGGGACTTCATCCGCTTCAGATTCTTCCAGCCTCTGCGCCTAGAGCG GTTTTTCTTCCGGAGCGGGAACATTGAGCACCCACAGGATAAGCTGTTCAACACCACGGTGGAGGTGCTGCCCTTTGAC AACCCCCAGTCAGACAAGGAGGCCCTGCAGGAGGGCCGAGGGGCCACGCTCAGGTATCCCCGGACCCCAGACGGCTATCTCCAGATCG GTTCCTTCTCCAAGGGCGTGGCTGAGGGCGAGGTGGACCCAGCCTTCGGGCCCCTGGAAGCTGTCCGGCTGTCTATCCAGACTGACTCCCCAGTGTGGGTCATCCTGAGCGAG attttcctaaAGAAGGCTGACTAA
- the MGAT4B gene encoding alpha-1,3-mannosyl-glycoprotein 4-beta-N-acetylglucosaminyltransferase B isoform X1, with protein MRLRHGTFLTLLLGCLCAFLSLSWYAALSGQKGDSAEVYQREFLALRDRLHAAEQESLKRSKELNLVLDEIKRAVSEKQALRDVDGNRTWGHLSEDTRLKLWNVTHKHVMHLPTVFHHLPHLLSKESSLQPALHVGQGRTGVSIVMGIPSVRREVHSYLTDTLHSLISELSAQEKEDTVIVVLIAETDTQYTMGVTENIKALFPTEIHSGLLEVISPSPHFYPDFSRLRESFGDPKERVRWRTKQNLDYCFLMMYAQAKGMYYVQLEDDIVAKPNYLSTMKNFALQQPSEEWMILEFSQLGFIAQALLVVSLGKMFKSLDLSLIVEFILMFYRDKPIDWLLDHILWVKVCNPEKDAKHCDRQKANLRIRFKPSLFQHVGTHSSLAGKIQKLKHKKGLRLCLSTLRDCPKNGHPAPAAGFINPTHSFPDLSFRKKDKDFGKHALRKEHMNPPAEVSTSLKTYQHFTLEKAYLREDFFWAFTPIAGDFIRFRFFQPLRLERFFFRSGNIEHPQDKLFNTTVEVLPFDNPQSDKEALQEGRGATLRYPRTPDGYLQIGSFSKGVAEGEVDPAFGPLEAVRLSIQTDSPVWVILSEIFLKKAD; from the exons GTGACTCGGCAGAGGTGTATCAGCGGGAGTTCTTGGCCCTCCGTGACCGCCTACACGCTGCAGAGCAGGAGAGCCTCAAGCGCTCCAAGGAGCTGAACCTGGTGTTGGATGAGATCAAGAGGGCCGTGTCAGAGAAGCAGGCCCTGCGGGACGTGGACGGCAACCGGACCTGGGGCCACCTGTCTG AGGACACCAGGCTGAAGCTGTGGAACGTCACCCACAAGCATGTGATGCACCTGCCCACTGTCTTCCACCACCTGCCTCACCTGCTGTCCAAGGAGAGCAGCCTCCAGCCAGCCCTGCACGTGGGCCAGGGCCGCACCGGAG TGTCCATTGTGATGGGCATCCCGAGTGTTCGGCGGGAGGTGCACTCGTACCTGACGGACACGCTGCACTCGCTCATCTCGGAGCTCAGCGCCCAGGAGAAGGAGGACACAGTCATTGTGGTGCTGATTGCCGAG ACAGATACCCAGTACACGATGGGGGTGACGGAGAACATCAAGGCCTT GTTCCCCACTGAAATCCATTCTGGCCTCCTAGAAGTCATCTCTCCTTCTCCACACTTTTATCCTGACTTCTCTCGACTCCGAGAGTCCTTTGGGGACCCCAAGGAAAGAGTCAG GTGGAGAACCAAGCAGAACCTGGACTACTGTTTCTTGATGATGTACGCACAGGCCAAGGGCATGTACTATGTCCAG CTGGAGGATGACATTGTGGCCAAACCCAACTATCTGAGCACCATGAAGAATTTTGCTCTACAGCAACCCTCGGAGGAGTGGATGATCCTGGAGTTCTCCCAGCTTGGTTTCATTG CTCAGGCACTGTTGGTGGTCTCTTTAGGGAAGATGTTCAAATCCCTGGATCTGAGCCTGATTGTGGAGTTCATCCTTATGTTCTACCGGGACAAGCCAATTGACTGGCTTCTGGACCACATCCTGTGGGTGAAGGTCTGCAACCCAGAGAAGGATGCG AAGCACTGCGATCGACAGAAGGCCAATCTTCGCATCCGCTTCAAGCCCTCGCTTTTCCAGCACGTGGGCACCCATTCCTCTCTGGCTGGGAAGATCCAGAAACTCAAG cacaaaaagGGACTGAGACTTTGCCTATCTACCCTGCGAGACTGCCCAAAGAATGGCCACCCAGCCCCTGCGGCTGGATTCATCAATCCCACCCACTCCTTCCCCGATCTTTCATTTCGCAAGAAG GACAAGGATTTTGGTAAACACGCCCTGAGGAAGGAGCACATGAACCCCCCCGCTGAGGTCAGCACCAGCCTCAAGACGTACCAGCATTTCACCTTGGAGAAGGCCTATCTGCGGGAAGACTTCTTCTGGGCCTTCACTCCCATAGCCGGGGACTTCATCCGCTTCAGATTCTTCCAGCCTCTGCGCCTAGAGCG GTTTTTCTTCCGGAGCGGGAACATTGAGCACCCACAGGATAAGCTGTTCAACACCACGGTGGAGGTGCTGCCCTTTGAC AACCCCCAGTCAGACAAGGAGGCCCTGCAGGAGGGCCGAGGGGCCACGCTCAGGTATCCCCGGACCCCAGACGGCTATCTCCAGATCG GTTCCTTCTCCAAGGGCGTGGCTGAGGGCGAGGTGGACCCAGCCTTCGGGCCCCTGGAAGCTGTCCGGCTGTCTATCCAGACTGACTCCCCAGTGTGGGTCATCCTGAGCGAG attttcctaaAGAAGGCTGACTAA
- the MGAT4B gene encoding alpha-1,3-mannosyl-glycoprotein 4-beta-N-acetylglucosaminyltransferase B isoform X2 gives MRLRHGTFLTLLLGCLCAFLSLSWYAALSGQKGDSAEVYQREFLALRDRLHAAEQESLKRSKELNLVLDEIKRAVSEKQALRDVDGNRTWGHLSEDTRLKLWNVTHKHVMHLPTVFHHLPHLLSKESSLQPALHVGQGRTGVSIVMGIPSVRREVHSYLTDTLHSLISELSAQEKEDTVIVVLIAETDTQYTMGVTENIKALFPTEIHSGLLEVISPSPHFYPDFSRLRESFGDPKERVRWRTKQNLDYCFLMMYAQAKGMYYVQLEDDIVAKPNYLSTMKNFALQQPSEEWMILEFSQLGFIGKMFKSLDLSLIVEFILMFYRDKPIDWLLDHILWVKVCNPEKDAKHCDRQKANLRIRFKPSLFQHVGTHSSLAGKIQKLKHKKGLRLCLSTLRDCPKNGHPAPAAGFINPTHSFPDLSFRKKDKDFGKHALRKEHMNPPAEVSTSLKTYQHFTLEKAYLREDFFWAFTPIAGDFIRFRFFQPLRLERFFFRSGNIEHPQDKLFNTTVEVLPFDNPQSDKEALQEGRGATLRYPRTPDGYLQIGSFSKGVAEGEVDPAFGPLEAVRLSIQTDSPVWVILSEIFLKKAD, from the exons GTGACTCGGCAGAGGTGTATCAGCGGGAGTTCTTGGCCCTCCGTGACCGCCTACACGCTGCAGAGCAGGAGAGCCTCAAGCGCTCCAAGGAGCTGAACCTGGTGTTGGATGAGATCAAGAGGGCCGTGTCAGAGAAGCAGGCCCTGCGGGACGTGGACGGCAACCGGACCTGGGGCCACCTGTCTG AGGACACCAGGCTGAAGCTGTGGAACGTCACCCACAAGCATGTGATGCACCTGCCCACTGTCTTCCACCACCTGCCTCACCTGCTGTCCAAGGAGAGCAGCCTCCAGCCAGCCCTGCACGTGGGCCAGGGCCGCACCGGAG TGTCCATTGTGATGGGCATCCCGAGTGTTCGGCGGGAGGTGCACTCGTACCTGACGGACACGCTGCACTCGCTCATCTCGGAGCTCAGCGCCCAGGAGAAGGAGGACACAGTCATTGTGGTGCTGATTGCCGAG ACAGATACCCAGTACACGATGGGGGTGACGGAGAACATCAAGGCCTT GTTCCCCACTGAAATCCATTCTGGCCTCCTAGAAGTCATCTCTCCTTCTCCACACTTTTATCCTGACTTCTCTCGACTCCGAGAGTCCTTTGGGGACCCCAAGGAAAGAGTCAG GTGGAGAACCAAGCAGAACCTGGACTACTGTTTCTTGATGATGTACGCACAGGCCAAGGGCATGTACTATGTCCAG CTGGAGGATGACATTGTGGCCAAACCCAACTATCTGAGCACCATGAAGAATTTTGCTCTACAGCAACCCTCGGAGGAGTGGATGATCCTGGAGTTCTCCCAGCTTGGTTTCATTG GGAAGATGTTCAAATCCCTGGATCTGAGCCTGATTGTGGAGTTCATCCTTATGTTCTACCGGGACAAGCCAATTGACTGGCTTCTGGACCACATCCTGTGGGTGAAGGTCTGCAACCCAGAGAAGGATGCG AAGCACTGCGATCGACAGAAGGCCAATCTTCGCATCCGCTTCAAGCCCTCGCTTTTCCAGCACGTGGGCACCCATTCCTCTCTGGCTGGGAAGATCCAGAAACTCAAG cacaaaaagGGACTGAGACTTTGCCTATCTACCCTGCGAGACTGCCCAAAGAATGGCCACCCAGCCCCTGCGGCTGGATTCATCAATCCCACCCACTCCTTCCCCGATCTTTCATTTCGCAAGAAG GACAAGGATTTTGGTAAACACGCCCTGAGGAAGGAGCACATGAACCCCCCCGCTGAGGTCAGCACCAGCCTCAAGACGTACCAGCATTTCACCTTGGAGAAGGCCTATCTGCGGGAAGACTTCTTCTGGGCCTTCACTCCCATAGCCGGGGACTTCATCCGCTTCAGATTCTTCCAGCCTCTGCGCCTAGAGCG GTTTTTCTTCCGGAGCGGGAACATTGAGCACCCACAGGATAAGCTGTTCAACACCACGGTGGAGGTGCTGCCCTTTGAC AACCCCCAGTCAGACAAGGAGGCCCTGCAGGAGGGCCGAGGGGCCACGCTCAGGTATCCCCGGACCCCAGACGGCTATCTCCAGATCG GTTCCTTCTCCAAGGGCGTGGCTGAGGGCGAGGTGGACCCAGCCTTCGGGCCCCTGGAAGCTGTCCGGCTGTCTATCCAGACTGACTCCCCAGTGTGGGTCATCCTGAGCGAG attttcctaaAGAAGGCTGACTAA
- the MGAT4B gene encoding alpha-1,3-mannosyl-glycoprotein 4-beta-N-acetylglucosaminyltransferase B isoform X4: protein MRLRHGTFLTLLLGCLCAFLSLSWYAALSGQKGDSAEVYQREFLALRDRLHAAEQESLKRSKELNLVLDEIKRAVSEKQALRDVDGNRTWGHLSEDTRLKLWNVTHKHVMHLPTVFHHLPHLLSKESSLQPALHVGQGRTGVSIVMGIPSVRREVHSYLTDTLHSLISELSAQEKEDTVIVVLIAETDTQYTMGVTENIKALFPTEIHSGLLEVISPSPHFYPDFSRLRESFGDPKERVRWRTKQNLDYCFLMMYAQAKGMYYVQLEDDIVAKPNYLSTMKNFALQQPSEEWMILEFSQLGFIAQALLVVSLGKMFKSLDLSLIVEFILMFYRDKPIDWLLDHILWVKVCNPEKDAKHCDRQKANLRIRFKPSLFQHVGTHSSLAGKIQKLKDKDFGKHALRKEHMNPPAEVSTSLKTYQHFTLEKAYLREDFFWAFTPIAGDFIRFRFFQPLRLERFFFRSGNIEHPQDKLFNTTVEVLPFDNPQSDKEALQEGRGATLRYPRTPDGYLQIGSFSKGVAEGEVDPAFGPLEAVRLSIQTDSPVWVILSEIFLKKAD from the exons GTGACTCGGCAGAGGTGTATCAGCGGGAGTTCTTGGCCCTCCGTGACCGCCTACACGCTGCAGAGCAGGAGAGCCTCAAGCGCTCCAAGGAGCTGAACCTGGTGTTGGATGAGATCAAGAGGGCCGTGTCAGAGAAGCAGGCCCTGCGGGACGTGGACGGCAACCGGACCTGGGGCCACCTGTCTG AGGACACCAGGCTGAAGCTGTGGAACGTCACCCACAAGCATGTGATGCACCTGCCCACTGTCTTCCACCACCTGCCTCACCTGCTGTCCAAGGAGAGCAGCCTCCAGCCAGCCCTGCACGTGGGCCAGGGCCGCACCGGAG TGTCCATTGTGATGGGCATCCCGAGTGTTCGGCGGGAGGTGCACTCGTACCTGACGGACACGCTGCACTCGCTCATCTCGGAGCTCAGCGCCCAGGAGAAGGAGGACACAGTCATTGTGGTGCTGATTGCCGAG ACAGATACCCAGTACACGATGGGGGTGACGGAGAACATCAAGGCCTT GTTCCCCACTGAAATCCATTCTGGCCTCCTAGAAGTCATCTCTCCTTCTCCACACTTTTATCCTGACTTCTCTCGACTCCGAGAGTCCTTTGGGGACCCCAAGGAAAGAGTCAG GTGGAGAACCAAGCAGAACCTGGACTACTGTTTCTTGATGATGTACGCACAGGCCAAGGGCATGTACTATGTCCAG CTGGAGGATGACATTGTGGCCAAACCCAACTATCTGAGCACCATGAAGAATTTTGCTCTACAGCAACCCTCGGAGGAGTGGATGATCCTGGAGTTCTCCCAGCTTGGTTTCATTG CTCAGGCACTGTTGGTGGTCTCTTTAGGGAAGATGTTCAAATCCCTGGATCTGAGCCTGATTGTGGAGTTCATCCTTATGTTCTACCGGGACAAGCCAATTGACTGGCTTCTGGACCACATCCTGTGGGTGAAGGTCTGCAACCCAGAGAAGGATGCG AAGCACTGCGATCGACAGAAGGCCAATCTTCGCATCCGCTTCAAGCCCTCGCTTTTCCAGCACGTGGGCACCCATTCCTCTCTGGCTGGGAAGATCCAGAAACTCAAG GACAAGGATTTTGGTAAACACGCCCTGAGGAAGGAGCACATGAACCCCCCCGCTGAGGTCAGCACCAGCCTCAAGACGTACCAGCATTTCACCTTGGAGAAGGCCTATCTGCGGGAAGACTTCTTCTGGGCCTTCACTCCCATAGCCGGGGACTTCATCCGCTTCAGATTCTTCCAGCCTCTGCGCCTAGAGCG GTTTTTCTTCCGGAGCGGGAACATTGAGCACCCACAGGATAAGCTGTTCAACACCACGGTGGAGGTGCTGCCCTTTGAC AACCCCCAGTCAGACAAGGAGGCCCTGCAGGAGGGCCGAGGGGCCACGCTCAGGTATCCCCGGACCCCAGACGGCTATCTCCAGATCG GTTCCTTCTCCAAGGGCGTGGCTGAGGGCGAGGTGGACCCAGCCTTCGGGCCCCTGGAAGCTGTCCGGCTGTCTATCCAGACTGACTCCCCAGTGTGGGTCATCCTGAGCGAG attttcctaaAGAAGGCTGACTAA
- the MGAT4B gene encoding alpha-1,3-mannosyl-glycoprotein 4-beta-N-acetylglucosaminyltransferase B isoform X5 — translation MRLRHGTFLTLLLGCLCAFLSLSWYAALSGQKGDSAEVYQREFLALRDRLHAAEQESLKRSKELNLVLDEIKRAVSEKQALRDVDGNRTWGHLSEDTRLKLWNVTHKHVMHLPTVFHHLPHLLSKESSLQPALHVGQGRTGVSIVMGIPSVRREVHSYLTDTLHSLISELSAQEKEDTVIVVLIAETDTQYTMGVTENIKALFPTEIHSGLLEVISPSPHFYPDFSRLRESFGDPKERVRWRTKQNLDYCFLMMYAQAKGMYYVQLEDDIVAKPNYLSTMKNFALQQPSEEWMILEFSQLGFIGKMFKSLDLSLIVEFILMFYRDKPIDWLLDHILWVKVCNPEKDAKHCDRQKANLRIRFKPSLFQHVGTHSSLAGKIQKLKDKDFGKHALRKEHMNPPAEVSTSLKTYQHFTLEKAYLREDFFWAFTPIAGDFIRFRFFQPLRLERFFFRSGNIEHPQDKLFNTTVEVLPFDNPQSDKEALQEGRGATLRYPRTPDGYLQIGSFSKGVAEGEVDPAFGPLEAVRLSIQTDSPVWVILSEIFLKKAD, via the exons GTGACTCGGCAGAGGTGTATCAGCGGGAGTTCTTGGCCCTCCGTGACCGCCTACACGCTGCAGAGCAGGAGAGCCTCAAGCGCTCCAAGGAGCTGAACCTGGTGTTGGATGAGATCAAGAGGGCCGTGTCAGAGAAGCAGGCCCTGCGGGACGTGGACGGCAACCGGACCTGGGGCCACCTGTCTG AGGACACCAGGCTGAAGCTGTGGAACGTCACCCACAAGCATGTGATGCACCTGCCCACTGTCTTCCACCACCTGCCTCACCTGCTGTCCAAGGAGAGCAGCCTCCAGCCAGCCCTGCACGTGGGCCAGGGCCGCACCGGAG TGTCCATTGTGATGGGCATCCCGAGTGTTCGGCGGGAGGTGCACTCGTACCTGACGGACACGCTGCACTCGCTCATCTCGGAGCTCAGCGCCCAGGAGAAGGAGGACACAGTCATTGTGGTGCTGATTGCCGAG ACAGATACCCAGTACACGATGGGGGTGACGGAGAACATCAAGGCCTT GTTCCCCACTGAAATCCATTCTGGCCTCCTAGAAGTCATCTCTCCTTCTCCACACTTTTATCCTGACTTCTCTCGACTCCGAGAGTCCTTTGGGGACCCCAAGGAAAGAGTCAG GTGGAGAACCAAGCAGAACCTGGACTACTGTTTCTTGATGATGTACGCACAGGCCAAGGGCATGTACTATGTCCAG CTGGAGGATGACATTGTGGCCAAACCCAACTATCTGAGCACCATGAAGAATTTTGCTCTACAGCAACCCTCGGAGGAGTGGATGATCCTGGAGTTCTCCCAGCTTGGTTTCATTG GGAAGATGTTCAAATCCCTGGATCTGAGCCTGATTGTGGAGTTCATCCTTATGTTCTACCGGGACAAGCCAATTGACTGGCTTCTGGACCACATCCTGTGGGTGAAGGTCTGCAACCCAGAGAAGGATGCG AAGCACTGCGATCGACAGAAGGCCAATCTTCGCATCCGCTTCAAGCCCTCGCTTTTCCAGCACGTGGGCACCCATTCCTCTCTGGCTGGGAAGATCCAGAAACTCAAG GACAAGGATTTTGGTAAACACGCCCTGAGGAAGGAGCACATGAACCCCCCCGCTGAGGTCAGCACCAGCCTCAAGACGTACCAGCATTTCACCTTGGAGAAGGCCTATCTGCGGGAAGACTTCTTCTGGGCCTTCACTCCCATAGCCGGGGACTTCATCCGCTTCAGATTCTTCCAGCCTCTGCGCCTAGAGCG GTTTTTCTTCCGGAGCGGGAACATTGAGCACCCACAGGATAAGCTGTTCAACACCACGGTGGAGGTGCTGCCCTTTGAC AACCCCCAGTCAGACAAGGAGGCCCTGCAGGAGGGCCGAGGGGCCACGCTCAGGTATCCCCGGACCCCAGACGGCTATCTCCAGATCG GTTCCTTCTCCAAGGGCGTGGCTGAGGGCGAGGTGGACCCAGCCTTCGGGCCCCTGGAAGCTGTCCGGCTGTCTATCCAGACTGACTCCCCAGTGTGGGTCATCCTGAGCGAG attttcctaaAGAAGGCTGACTAA
- the LTC4S gene encoding leukotriene C4 synthase codes for MHGVREEVALLATVTLCGVLLQAYFSWQVIIARRRYRVSPPATSGPPEFERVFRAQANCTEYFPLFLAILWVSGVFFHQGTAAACGLLYLGARYRYFHGYAASAQGRLGPLYFSARVLWLLIALAVLGLVSHFLPVSLKTPVLRKLQWLMTTR; via the exons ATGCACGGGGTCCGGGAGGAAGTGGCCCTGCTGGCCACAGTCACCCTCTGTGGAGTACTGCTCCAAG CCTATTTCTCCTGGCAGGTGATCATAGCGAGGAGGAGATACAGGGTCTCACCCCCCGCCACCTCTGGCCCCCCTGAGTTTGAGAGAGTCTTCCGAGCTCA GGCCAACTGCACAGAGTACTTCCCCCTCTTCCTGGCCATCCTCTGGGTCTCCGGAGTCTTCTTCCATCAAG GGACGGCAGCTGCCTGCGGCCTCCTCTACTTAGGTGCCCGTTACAGATACTTCCACGGCTACGCTGCCTCGGCTCAGGGGAG gcTGGGCCCCCTGTACTTCAGCGCCCGTGTGCTCTGGCTGCTGATAGCTCTGGCTGTGCTTGGCCTGGTCTCCCACTTCCTTCCGGTCTCCCTGAAGACCCCCGTCCTGAGGAAGCTGCAGTGGCTGATGACGACGAGATAG